The proteins below come from a single Bacteroidales bacterium WCE2004 genomic window:
- a CDS encoding Fimbrillin-like — translation MKSIHLSLLAGAAVMLAAVSCAKTETIQDETPAEIGFKAVATKADPELAGASLGTDNDYVIYAAASADGSPKYFDPAATSYGGQLFAYFTDGAKWFPASGSPYTKQHIYWPFGGVKVDFLAYALTPDAKTALSPTFHAETHAREFTIDDWDTFANQYDVLYAVANGCVPGTDGNVALAFKHAQALLAFTAKKSATTTVDLTINKITIKDLEYAGTLKVDNYRANLKAGWTISAHGDKDLSAAEGISDFPYTLNSTATQITTNLLIPEQSAKQIVINYSMGGKTFDYELNIPRNPWVMGKKYTFNLEFSAAEITLEPTVNVWMEIVDNEQIG, via the coding sequence ATGAAAAGTATCCACCTTTCTCTTCTCGCCGGTGCAGCCGTGATGCTGGCCGCCGTGTCTTGTGCCAAGACCGAGACCATCCAGGATGAGACGCCCGCCGAGATTGGTTTCAAGGCCGTTGCCACCAAGGCGGACCCGGAACTTGCCGGCGCTTCCCTCGGTACGGACAACGATTATGTCATCTACGCGGCCGCTTCGGCCGATGGCTCTCCCAAGTATTTCGATCCTGCTGCCACGAGCTACGGCGGCCAGCTGTTCGCCTATTTCACGGACGGCGCCAAGTGGTTCCCGGCCAGCGGCAGCCCCTATACCAAGCAGCATATCTATTGGCCTTTCGGCGGCGTGAAGGTGGATTTCCTGGCCTATGCGCTGACACCGGACGCCAAGACCGCCCTCTCTCCGACTTTCCATGCCGAGACCCACGCACGCGAATTCACGATCGACGACTGGGATACTTTCGCCAATCAGTATGACGTGCTGTATGCCGTGGCCAACGGCTGCGTGCCCGGCACCGACGGCAACGTCGCCCTGGCCTTCAAGCACGCCCAGGCGCTCCTTGCCTTCACGGCCAAGAAGAGTGCCACCACGACGGTGGACCTGACGATCAACAAGATTACGATCAAGGACCTGGAGTATGCAGGCACGCTGAAGGTGGACAACTACCGCGCCAACCTGAAGGCCGGCTGGACCATCTCCGCCCATGGCGACAAGGACCTGTCCGCCGCCGAGGGCATCTCCGATTTCCCTTACACCCTGAACAGCACCGCCACCCAGATTACCACGAACCTCCTCATTCCGGAGCAGTCCGCCAAGCAGATCGTGATCAACTACTCGATGGGCGGCAAGACCTTCGACTACGAGCTCAACATCCCGCGCAACCCTTGGGTGATGGGCAAGAAGTATACCTTCAATCTTGAGTTCTCCGCTGCGGAGATCACCCTGGAGCCTACGGTGAACGTCTGGATGGAAATTGTTGACAACGAGCAGATCGGCTAG
- a CDS encoding Polymer-forming protein — protein MNIGKNINLNKPPKTVEQNVNDVSRISQGAAIRGDLSSSTDIRVDGQVDGTLFSEGKVVVGETARLSGKLFATNIDFWGKMDGDIFVKDTLSLKSSAVVNGNIHVRKIQVEMGAQINGSFKMISEQEYEQLVATMVHKSSAPAPRPARVAAPKPQPQPEAIKPSAPQAS, from the coding sequence ATGAATATTGGCAAGAATATCAATCTCAATAAACCCCCGAAAACAGTGGAACAGAACGTCAACGATGTGAGCAGGATCTCCCAGGGTGCAGCCATCCGGGGCGATCTGTCTTCTTCCACCGACATCCGTGTCGACGGTCAGGTGGATGGAACCCTTTTCTCTGAAGGCAAGGTCGTGGTCGGCGAGACCGCCCGTCTCTCCGGCAAATTGTTTGCGACCAACATCGACTTCTGGGGCAAGATGGACGGCGACATCTTCGTCAAGGACACGCTCTCGCTGAAGAGCTCGGCCGTGGTCAATGGCAACATCCACGTCCGCAAGATCCAGGTGGAGATGGGCGCCCAGATCAACGGCTCGTTCAAGATGATCTCCGAGCAGGAGTACGAGCAGCTGGTCGCCACGATGGTCCACAAGAGCTCCGCTCCGGCTCCCAGGCCGGCGCGCGTCGCCGCCCCCAAGCCGCAGCCGCAGCCGGAGGCCATCAAACCCTCCGCGCCGCAGGCTTCCTAG
- a CDS encoding preprotein translocase subunit SecA: MSFASVIGKIFGSKSERDYKAVKPTLDKILAVYPEIDALDDDGLRARSAALRARLKEVEKPFEDRIAEIKAELDKDIPISEKEKLAGESDKLVKDEDEAIEKCLDEILPEAFAIVKSTARRFKENASITVTATQFDRDLSVNHDFVTIDGDKATYVNHWMAGGNEITWDMVHYDVQLIGGIALHQGKIAEMATGEGKTLVATLPVFLNALAGKGVHMVTVNDYLAKRDSEWMGPLYMFHGLSVDCIDKHQPNSDARRKAYECDITFGTNNEFGFDYLRDNMSITLEDLVQRKHHFAIVDEVDSVLIDDARTPLIISGPITRNEADEAQFMEFRPNVERLYQTQRALVNQVLNEAKKKIAEGDEAEGGKLLLRAHKGLPKYQPLIKFLSEPGMKVLLQKAENYYMQDNEKEMPVVTDPLYFVINEQLHSVDMTDKGHEVLAKGVGEEDFFVLPDVGSRIAEIEHTDLPLAEKQQKKDELMAEFATKSERVHTVIQLLKAYTMFEKDVDYVIMDGKIKIVDESTGRIMEGRRWSDGLHQAVEAKENVKVEGATQTFATITLQNYFRMYHKLAGMTGTAETEAGEFWSIYKLDVMVIPTNRPVIRDDQNDLIYKTKKGKYAAVIDRVVELTQAGRPVLVGTTDVETSELLSRMLRMRGIPHNVLNAKEHAREAEIVAHAGQKSAVTIATNMAGRGTDIKLSDEVKAAGGLAIIGTERHDSRRVDRQLRGRAGRQGDPGSSTFYISLEDKLMRLFGSERIAAVADKMHLEENEALESSMLSSAIENAQKKVEENNFGIRKRLLEYDDVMNYQREAIYSRRRNAISGEKVEIDLQNMMKDTADLFVDRSKGLPFEEFEVSLMAQLSIDSGLDEATYEKAKPAEIADRLVEHMLEVYKRRMDALVERLYPIIKDVYEKQGSMYQNIAIPISDGRKQMTLSVNLERAYNSEGREIAKTLSKNIILYQIDEHWKEHLREMDDLKQSVQNASYEQKDPVVIYKLESYNLFASMLETLNQDVLSFLLKAFVPLQDRPQQPQRAVRPRTDMSRFQARHTDLSTNGEQKANTPVKVDKQVGRNDPCPCGSGLKYKNCHGKGLV, translated from the coding sequence ATGTCATTTGCATCTGTCATAGGCAAGATCTTCGGCTCCAAGTCCGAAAGAGACTACAAAGCCGTAAAGCCTACCCTGGACAAAATACTTGCTGTTTACCCTGAGATCGACGCCTTGGACGACGATGGCCTCCGTGCCCGTTCCGCGGCGCTCCGCGCCCGCCTGAAGGAGGTCGAGAAGCCCTTCGAGGACCGGATCGCCGAGATTAAGGCGGAGCTCGACAAGGATATTCCCATCAGCGAAAAGGAAAAGCTGGCCGGCGAGTCCGACAAGCTGGTCAAGGACGAGGACGAGGCGATCGAGAAGTGCCTCGACGAGATCCTCCCCGAGGCGTTCGCCATCGTCAAGAGCACGGCGCGCCGCTTCAAGGAGAATGCTTCCATCACGGTCACGGCCACGCAGTTCGACCGCGACCTGTCCGTCAACCACGACTTCGTCACGATCGACGGCGACAAGGCCACCTACGTCAACCACTGGATGGCCGGCGGCAACGAAATCACCTGGGACATGGTGCACTACGACGTCCAGCTGATCGGCGGCATCGCCCTGCACCAGGGCAAGATCGCCGAGATGGCGACGGGCGAGGGCAAGACCCTCGTCGCCACGCTCCCCGTGTTCCTCAACGCCCTCGCGGGCAAGGGCGTGCACATGGTGACCGTCAACGACTACCTGGCCAAGCGTGACTCCGAGTGGATGGGCCCGCTGTATATGTTCCACGGCCTGTCCGTGGACTGCATCGACAAGCACCAGCCCAACTCCGACGCCCGCCGCAAGGCCTATGAGTGCGACATCACGTTCGGCACCAACAACGAATTCGGTTTCGACTACCTGCGCGACAACATGTCCATCACCCTGGAGGACCTGGTCCAGCGCAAGCACCACTTCGCCATCGTGGATGAGGTGGACTCCGTGCTCATCGACGACGCCCGGACCCCGCTCATCATCTCCGGTCCGATCACGCGCAACGAAGCCGACGAGGCGCAGTTCATGGAGTTCCGCCCCAACGTGGAGCGGCTCTACCAGACTCAGCGCGCCCTGGTCAACCAGGTGCTCAACGAAGCCAAGAAGAAGATCGCCGAAGGCGACGAGGCGGAGGGCGGCAAGCTCCTCCTGCGGGCCCACAAGGGCCTTCCCAAGTACCAGCCGCTCATCAAGTTCCTCTCCGAGCCGGGCATGAAGGTCCTTCTCCAGAAGGCCGAGAACTACTATATGCAGGACAACGAGAAGGAGATGCCGGTCGTCACCGACCCGCTCTACTTCGTGATCAACGAGCAGCTCCACTCCGTGGACATGACCGACAAGGGCCATGAAGTGCTCGCCAAGGGCGTTGGCGAGGAGGACTTCTTCGTCCTGCCCGACGTGGGTTCCCGCATCGCCGAGATCGAGCACACCGACCTTCCGCTCGCCGAGAAGCAGCAGAAGAAGGACGAGCTGATGGCCGAGTTCGCCACCAAGAGCGAGCGCGTCCACACCGTGATCCAACTCCTCAAGGCCTACACGATGTTCGAGAAGGACGTCGACTACGTCATCATGGACGGCAAGATCAAGATTGTGGACGAGTCCACGGGCCGTATCATGGAGGGCCGCCGCTGGAGCGACGGTCTGCACCAGGCTGTCGAGGCCAAGGAGAACGTCAAGGTCGAGGGCGCGACCCAGACCTTCGCGACGATCACCCTGCAGAACTACTTCCGCATGTATCACAAGCTGGCCGGCATGACCGGTACGGCCGAGACCGAGGCGGGTGAGTTCTGGAGCATCTACAAGCTCGACGTGATGGTGATCCCGACCAACCGTCCGGTAATCCGCGACGACCAGAACGACCTCATCTACAAGACCAAGAAGGGCAAATATGCCGCCGTGATCGACCGCGTCGTGGAGCTGACCCAGGCCGGCCGTCCGGTGCTCGTCGGTACGACGGACGTCGAGACCTCCGAGCTCCTCAGCCGCATGCTCCGGATGCGCGGCATCCCCCACAACGTGCTCAACGCCAAGGAGCACGCCCGCGAGGCCGAGATCGTGGCCCATGCGGGCCAGAAGTCGGCCGTGACCATCGCCACCAACATGGCGGGCCGCGGTACCGACATCAAGCTCTCCGACGAGGTCAAGGCGGCGGGCGGCCTTGCCATCATCGGCACGGAGCGCCACGACTCCCGCCGCGTCGACCGCCAGCTGCGCGGCCGTGCCGGCCGTCAGGGCGACCCGGGTTCCTCCACGTTCTACATCTCCCTGGAGGACAAGCTGATGCGTCTGTTCGGCTCCGAGCGCATCGCCGCCGTGGCGGACAAGATGCACCTCGAGGAGAACGAAGCTCTGGAGTCCTCGATGCTCTCCAGCGCCATCGAGAACGCGCAGAAGAAGGTCGAGGAGAACAACTTCGGCATCCGCAAGCGCCTGCTCGAATACGACGACGTGATGAACTACCAGCGCGAAGCCATCTATTCCCGCCGGCGCAACGCCATCAGCGGCGAGAAGGTGGAGATCGACCTGCAGAATATGATGAAGGATACGGCCGACCTCTTCGTCGACCGCAGCAAGGGCCTCCCGTTCGAGGAGTTCGAAGTCTCCCTGATGGCCCAGCTCTCCATCGACTCCGGCCTGGACGAGGCCACCTACGAGAAGGCTAAGCCGGCCGAGATCGCCGACCGCCTCGTCGAGCACATGCTGGAAGTCTACAAGCGCCGCATGGACGCCCTTGTGGAGCGTCTCTACCCGATCATCAAGGACGTCTACGAGAAGCAGGGGTCGATGTACCAGAACATCGCCATCCCCATCTCCGACGGCCGCAAGCAGATGACCCTTTCGGTCAACCTTGAACGTGCCTACAATTCCGAGGGTCGCGAGATTGCCAAGACCCTGAGCAAGAATATCATCCTCTACCAGATCGACGAACACTGGAAGGAGCACCTCCGCGAGATGGACGACCTCAAGCAGAGCGTCCAGAACGCCTCCTACGAGCAGAAAGACCCGGTCGTGATCTACAAGCTGGAGAGCTACAACCTCTTCGCAAGCATGCTTGAGACCCTCAACCAGGATGTCCTGTCCTTCCTCCTCAAGGCGTTCGTCCCGCTCCAGGACCGCCCGCAGCAGCCGCAGCGCGCCGTCCGTCCCCGGACCGACATGAGCCGTTTCCAGGCCCGCCACACCGACCTGTCCACCAACGGTGAGCAGAAGGCCAACACGCCGGTCAAGGTCGACAAGCAGGTGGGCCGCAACGACCCGTGCCCCTGCGGGAGCGGCCTCAAGTACAAGAACTGCCACGGCAAAGGCCTGGTATAA